The following proteins are encoded in a genomic region of Sparus aurata chromosome 23, fSpaAur1.1, whole genome shotgun sequence:
- the LOC115575591 gene encoding LOW QUALITY PROTEIN: WD repeat domain-containing protein 83-like (The sequence of the model RefSeq protein was modified relative to this genomic sequence to represent the inferred CDS: inserted 1 base in 1 codon): MSFPQPRPQAPQLPQHLLRTIDCQQAAVRAVRFNADGNYLLSCGSDKSLKLWSVSRGTXLKTYSGHGYEVLDADSSYDNSQLCSCSSDKTVILWDVATGQVTRKLRGHAGKVNCVQFNEEATVILSGSIDGTVRCWDTRSRRFEPIQVLDEASDGISSLKVVQHELLTGSVDGRVRRYDLRMGQLHVDFISSPITCVCFSQDGQCTLSSSLDSTVRLLDKSTGEMLGEYKGHKMKGYKLDCCLSSKDTHVLSCSEDGHVYCWDLVEGSLTLKLPVGKAVVQSLSFHPTETCLATAMEGRVQVWGAEPEEAEEDGGAT; encoded by the exons ATGTCGTTCCCTCAGCCCAGACCTCAGGCTCCACAGCTCCCTCAACATCTGCTCAGGACCATCGACTGTCAGCAAGCAGCTGTCAGGGCTGTTCGCTTCAACGCCGATGGGAACTACCTGCTGTCTTGTGGCAGCGACAAATCTCTGAAGCTGTGGAGCGTGAGCCGAGGGA CGCTGAAGACGTACAGCGGCCATGGATACGAGGTCCTGGATGCTGACAGTTCCTATGACAACAGCCAGCTgtgctcctgcagctctgataaGACGGTGATCCTGTGGGACGTCGCTACAGGACAGGTCACACGCAAACTCAGAGGTCACGCCGGGAAAGTCAACTGTGTCCAGTTCAACGAGGAGGCAACTGTCATCCTGTCTGGCTCCATAGATGGGACCGTTCGGTGCTGGGACACCAGGTCCAGAAGATTTGAACCCATCCAGGTTCTAGACGAGGCGTCGGACGGTATCAGCAGCCTGAAGGTCGTACAGCACGAGCTGCTCACCGGGTCGGTGGACGGCAGAGTGCGGCGCTACGACCTGAGAATGGGACAGCTGCATGTTGACTTCATCAGCAGTCCcatcacgtgtgtgtgtttcagtcagGACGGTCAGTGCACTCTGAGCTCCAGTCTGGATTCAACAGTCAGGCTGCTGGACAAAAGCACAGGAGAGATGCTGGGAGAGTATAAAGGACACAAGATGAAGGGCTATAAGCTGGACTGCTGCCTGTCCAGTAAAGACACTCACGTCCTGAGCTGCTCTGAGGACGGACACGTCTACTGCTGGGACCTGGTGGAAGGATCTCTAACCTTGAAACTGCCTGTCGGTAAAGCCGTCGTCCAGTCGCTGTCCTTCCACCCCACAGAGACCTGCCTCGCCACAGCCATGGAGGGCCGTGTCCAGGTGTGGGGGGCCGAGccggaggaggcggaggaggacgGGGGGGCCACGTAG